The Venturia canescens isolate UGA chromosome 4, ASM1945775v1, whole genome shotgun sequence genomic interval ttcttgtatcTTACTTCTTGGAGCACTTGGTTCGGTCCAGGCAGCTAGCGCGTTCACAATTCTCTCGATGGTATCTCTTGAACGTTATGTTATTGGAAGTATCTGTAATCGAATAATTCGCATATGTAGTTACCCATTCACAACTATAATCTTTGGAGCAGCAAACGGATGGAGAGATTATGATGGAGaaagtcaaattttttaataatcgaaTATACAATTCATAAGATCTTATAGCTGATAATTACCTACCAAAATCATATTCTATACATAACACCCTAAAAATTCAAGTACATGGTGTAAAAATACATAGAATTAGGAATCGTAATCATAGCATGATTTACAATTCCACATATTTCGTGTATTTCAAGCTGAAACTTCAGCAAAAATGTTTGCTGAATTGCCGATTTCTTTGGTGTAACGAGAAAAAACAGACGGAATACTGACGTAAATGCGGAAGAAATAAGATTTgacatttgatgaaaaaaaaacgctcagGTGCCAGTCTGAAATCATAACGGTAAACTTCCTTTTTCACAACATTTTCATAGCAGGTATATAGTTATACATTTATAGTAtatggaagaattttttcattaatttttgatTATAGTGATTTTTGTATTGACAATTTTCTATATTAAAGATGCCAATTTTtgctttaaaatattttatgcTATTTggattcgaaataaaaaacattttaaatcCCACGAGTGTATTATACCTATTATTACTGaggtaaaaaattgataaaaatcatatattttttttattgtacaaaCGTGGTACAAACCGTACAAATCCAGTTTACCGCCTTTTCTGCTTTAAACAGCTGTGAATGTGGTAGACCTGAAAGCGTTATTTCGACGCGCCACCATATTGGCGCTGATGTCAAGAAGCAGCCGCCGATAGGGAGCAAAAAAAGCAGCAACGTTTTTGGTAGTTTCGTTGCTTCGGTCAATGATTTGAGAGACGGAGCGTTTCGTGTAAAGACTCGTGTGAAAAATTGACTCAATAAAACAACGTTGCGATGACTGCCGAAGAGGAAATAATGAGAATCCAGAAGAAGCTGAGTAAGATGTCGAACGGCGACGGGACGGTGAGTGAGTGAGTAAAATTAAGAGAGCAACGCAGTTTAGTAACGAAACAAACGGAACAGTGTAATCACTGCGCGCGAGACGCCGAAACTGCGAGAACGAAAAAGCCGCACGCACAGTAAATAGTACACACACGCGAGATTTCGTGTCGTAATGTTTTGGCAACATTTCCGCGGAGATCTAGCGACTCGTGGTAATTCTTAAATCCAtgcgtttcttttttcaactattttcgaACTTTTGTAATGTATTTACCAAATACAGTGAATATTTTGTTTGAATGTAAATCCTTTAATTCAGCATCCCATCAAAATTGTTACTACTATTGTTCGACATTTTGGAAATCGTTTGGAATTTTACTACTATTACAAATGGATTTAAGAAAACTCACGCATTCCCATTGTAatgtgaaaaatcgaattattCATGAAAAACATTCGTTCCCTTTTAGGGTCAAGAACAAGCATTGGAATTGCTCAAGGTACTACAAAAATTACCCGTCGATCTGGAACTTCTCACAAAAACCAGAATAGGAGCAACTGTAAATGCGTTTCGCAAAACAACAACTGACGAGGAAGTGATTTCATTGGCTAAgagtttgataaaaaattggaaaaaatttttgtccgGTAAGTTTTATTATCCTGTTAATACATGACCTTGCATAATTCTTAAGCCAAAGTATGCATAAGTGTCTTATTCATGTTGAtcataaaacaaaattcaagcAAAACAGTTgaactttttttgttcttACCCTGTAGGTAAAGTTCAATTATCTCTTTACCGAAAAAAGTTGTAATTCGCATTAATATTGTGTTttaatttattgatttatttcaGTAACTTatttattgatgaaaataatttgccCTGAGAAATCTACCTCATAGTCATTCCCTGATTCCAAgattcttttattgtttttatatgATTCAAACAACATAAATTCAAagattaaacatttttttgactgattaagtgataaaaaattgcaagtttcttatttcgttacacttttttttcatcattggcAGGGTCAAACAAAGATGGAAAAGACTCGGGTTCAGCAAGCAGTTCtaaaaagaaggaagaaagaaatgaCAGAAATAAAGAGGATGGAGACTCAAAAAAAGACAAAGATTCAACAACGGATGGGCAGGAtgtcaaaatgaaagatgagaagTCTGGAAAAGACGGTCAAAAGAAACAATCTTCATTCCCGGCTGCTACTACGACTGATGCAGTAAGGCTAAAGTGTCGTGAACTTTTAGCCGCAGCATTGGGTGTTGATGGTACTACGATTGAGGGATGCGCCTCTCCTGAAGAATTAGCTGAAGAATTGGAAGAAGCAATTTTTGCGGAATTCAAAAATACAGACAACAGATACAAGAACCGGGTTAGTATAGGAATGGAACAGCAATGTTAGCTGGTTTATTACAGTAACTTCCACACCATTGTGCTCGTACAAGTATTCAAATTCTgcaaaattcttatatttttatcctttgtttgattattttattatatctaTCCTGATCTCTGTTTTCTCTACGGTATAAAATGAAATCGCATTGAATATTCACTGTGCAAACATCATCAAAATATGATTGGTCTAACACAGGTGCGCAGCCGAGTGGCGAATCTTCGAGACGCGAAAAATCCAACTTTAAGAACGAACTTTATCGTAGGTGCGATAACGCCTTCGAGGTTGGCAGTGATGACCGCTGAAGAAATGGCAAGTGATGAGATAAAACAATTGcgcgataaatttgaaaaagaggCGATAAACGACGCCCAGCTTGCAACCGTCCAGGGTACCAAAACGGATTTACTCAAGTGCGGAAAGTGCAAAAAGCGCAATTGTACTTACAATCAAATACAAACCCGATCGGCTGACGAGCCAATGACGACTTTCGTGCTTTGCAACGAGTGCGGCAATCGATGGAAGTTCTGTTGAAGAATAGTCTCTTGCCTAATATTTTCTCCCCCGAATTCATTtgaaccataaaaaaaaatatagaatataAATACAGATTATTCGCACggtttacagaaaaaaaaaagtaaagcgTGAAGTGAGAATTCAAAATACACCggtttttatttaatatcggATGATAACATTGAAACGAGACGGGCGgaatgattttccaatattcatATTACCGCCTGTGATAAAATAAGTTGGAACTTtgtttcgatatttcgatgaaatgTATGACTCAAACAATGACAAGAcgtattttggaaaaaaaagttctgtGCTTCGAAATATAGAGAATTTTCACTCACTCGGAATGTTGGTATGATTTTTCACCAAGTTtgctgatgaaaaatttgtaaatatttccAGAAACACGTTGTCATAACCTTGCGAAACGAAATGAGAGTTTTTTGacgctaattttttttcgtttcgcaaatttgtgaaaaatcgcattgtttttattattttaagtaATTTTCGAAACCCACAATCGATTTTGTATCACTCTCCGTTTTAATTTTCTTCGGAATTCGGTGAAAAGTCTTGTCAATTAGAATGGATACTTCAAAAACCAGAAGTCACTGAcattttcgaacagaatcgtcTGGCAAACAATTCGTTTGTCCATAACGAACGTCGGGTCAAAAGTTGTATTCAATCAGTTCCTCAATCACTTTTGTTCGAAGTTGCTCAGTAACGTTTTTCTGAAAGATTGTTCACGGTTCAGACGAAGCCGAGAATCTTCCATATAACGAGAGAAACGAATGTTTTTGGCGAGTTTTGAGACACGCGAGTAATTGGATGAGTCGTCGTGAATGACTTTCAATCAAGAGGATGAGAGAAgcgttttttcgttcaatcagGAATCGTGAATAATTTGCGACATTATTTACCTACAATGTCGCGTGTACAATATGTTTTATTCGCCAAAAGCGATGCGAATAAATTAAtgcgtggaaaaaattgttgtttgcCTTCTTTAATTCATTTCGATTAACCATCGCCCTCTTTGTTATATACACTAATACTTTTATACATTTCGTTGTAcataattacaatttttttctttacattaTCTATTTTAATCAATAGGTAACATCAATGACTAGTTTCATTCGGTTAATGGCTCAGGTTCGCTTCTACATATCACAGAAATGCGACGACCTTTTATCACCTTTTTACCGTTGTAGACAGAATTTTCGTTGTCCAGAATCTCGTGATTGTATTTTTGTCGCGCCACACCACTgcaacaaaataaatgccaccaaaatcatttataaattttgctAATAACTGGTGCAAGCATTTGAATGTTCCACACTCAATTTGTACCTGCAcatggaacaaaaataaatcaggATTTGATACATTTTGTGGAGTACAATATGTTGACACGCAAACTAATCACTCTTGATACTATTTTGACAAAACTTTCAGTTATAAGTACATTAATTTTCCAGATTGAAGCAAAATAATAGTGGAACAGTGCCCTGAACatgaaaacgaatgaaacaTCAAAGAGAATCAAACCTCATAATGTACAGAGATCTCCTTGGCAGGAAAAAGTCTTGtgcaatttctttttcttttccaaccAGAGTGAGGCGCATAACGCAGTCGCTCAGCAAGCTAATACCTGCAATAACGTCACCGCAAaactgaaaaatgtattttttttctcattattagATGCAGGGAATAATTGAAAGTCCAACAAAAAGTAATTCTTCTTACTCTGACACTATCCACATGGGGCTTTATCACACCCTCTTCGGCCAAATCCAAGACATGCACTAAGCCCAATTGGGGAGTTCCTGGAGGAAAAGCTTTCGCTCTTACtcgttcaattattttacTGTTCTCCTCGTTCCATTTGCCCCTTTCAGTCTCTCGGTAACCATGAATTGcctgtaataaaaattatttgcgAATGGTATTAGAAAGGTGAGAATCGATTAAATCGTAAGGTATAATCAAGTCAAAGAAACTTGgtcttgggacaagtacattgacagtccCGTTGTCTGTTGGTTATAATATATTGAAACAAAATTATGAAgagaaatgcaaaaaaattacatgaatatgaaaatttataactttttgGTAGTTTATGTTTGTTTATAGTTGATGTACaatattaaattcaaaaaatggcaaaatatatatttaatcGTTAAGAACAGATGTcgtttcgaacaaaatcgaatcacaaaaagaaaaaaaacatgaaaatatacaactatgattattcattttgttattgaGCAACGTAATTACGGTTCAGTTTCTTAAACCAGGGTCTCTGCTGCATAGCTGTCgatattaaaataatatttaaatgCGAGATAAAATTTACTAACACCGTCCCAATGAGAAAACTCGTACCGCAAACGTTTCATGTACGGTTCAATTTCACGGAGAATTGAATCCTCTTCCTGAGGAGTTATGAAATCAGGTATAACTTTCATTGTTGCGGTTAATTCAGTTTTCCAATTGTCCGTAGGATAGTCATCATGGGTTTCTATCGTGTCAAAGGAGAACGAAGCATTTTCTATTCGTTGAATGTGACCAATGCGTTTCCACATTGACTTGCGTCTCAATAATGTTCTTACGATCATCGTACTAAcgcgagatgaaaaagaaaaaaaacaaaaaactccACTTATAATTGATTCCACATGACATATTCTTGATCatcggaaataaaaatagtaaacatTTCATTTCATACACTCACAAATACAGGCTATTGTTATTGATGgaataggaaaaaataaaagttttggCAATGTTGTGTTACGTGTTGCGTATAGAAGAGCCGGTGCGACTACGCACACCTTCACacgtttttattcgttcgttTCAAAAACGAACTGATTAGCTTGAAACTCATTCcggtttttttctattattttttctctcttaaaCGCTGTAaagtaaaaatgttttcgaaaaCCTTGTAATACGTTGAGAATCTGATGCTGAAAAAATGTAGATAATAGATAAAAAGTCGGCGACGTgcagaagaaagaagaaagtaTATATGTGAAATGGTAAATGTTGGCGATGTTGGTACACGTGGAACGTGGAACGAATACAGCGCAGAAGCAGAGCGGAAAGGGGCGGAAGGGGAAGGGAGATACGCTCGTAGTAAAGTCTTGAATGAATCTTCTCGAAAATGTCGGATTGATTAAACACCGAGACACTAAGCCGAGTTTGTTTGTCATAAATATCGAAGAAACAATAGTCCCGTTAACACAAATGTTCAGCAATGACAAGTTTGGAGAATTTGTGAGAGAGCGGTACAGTTAGAGTgggggataaaaaaaagagagagagagtgaaggAATTTTTGCATTCCTGAGATCTGCAAGTGGCTGCGTACGTGGCAGAATTGTCGGACCAATCGTTGAACGCGTGATTTTGATAGGCGTGGCTTATACATGCCTCTCTTACACTTGTGCTCTTTGGGTTGCTTTGGGTGGCCGGGCAGCCATAATTTCTCGTGAAAAAGTTATTCTTCTCGAGCGTGTGAAAAGTTTCGATCCTCCCGTTGTGCTAAAATTCACGGAAAAATACGTTCTACCCGACGAGTTCGCTGAGGAGAGGTACACTTgcttaattaaataaattttatactattttatattttttctcgtacaTCTTCTCGTGGCTAGAGATATTCTCGcacatacttttttcttccgtattctttctcttcttcctttGGTATTTGATACATAGTCGACAGTTTTGTACAGTCGACACCGgaattctttcttttttaccggttctctctctctctcttttaagGAGGGGTTTAGTGGTCCAACGTAACATCTTCGTACTCGGGAAAAACTCCAAAATGTTGTAATTTCCGCGGTTTAGTCATACCGGCGCAATTCTCGCTAGCCGactccttttttttaattctcatttCACTCTTTCTATTTCTCATCCCGACATCGAAAATACGTATTTGCTGACATATTTTCCCGTTTTTTCTGTTCAACCTTTTATCCACTCTCAATTCGTGTATACCCCTCTATATATTCCAATCGTTGTAACTTCGCATCGTTGTATATGTGCTTTAAATATTTACGTTTATTGAGTCTCGTCGATCATTGTCAATTTTTCGAGGTCATCCGCGCCCTGGTATTGTATTACCAAGTTTTTCTTGTCTACAGTTAAAATTGTACTAGATCATTACCTATAAAACACTTttcccaaattttttatttcatttgagCTGAAATTGGGTGCTGTCCTGATCACTATTAGCGTCATAGAAAAAGTAGAATTTCCAAATGATTTTCTtaacataaaattgaaaaaaaatacattccatGTATGACAATTGAAcataacaattattgttttcaatgcAAAATATAATACAATTGGaaagtataatttttttcacggtaGCACACTGGCTAAGCTGCCATAAGCGTGACAAAATTCGTTCCAAATTTCTCTCTCAACATGAATATCTTTagggagaaacaaaaaaatattcttcattGATGTCAAACACAGAATTCTAGCTATCCAAatgttccttaatattttgaattcAATACTAAGCACCAAATTTTTTGTAATGCAGAGACGAGACATTATCGGAGCACCATGGATCTCCACACCAGTTTGGTTTATGTTGCGGTTGTGGTAGTCTCAGCATTTGTTATCTTTCTTGTCTCTGTATACGGAATCAAGGAAAAATCTTACGAGGAGGCTATAGCCGAGCAGAGGAAACTTCCGGATGATCATCTTCTTATGGGTGAGAGTGCACTGCTTGTTTGAATGCcgaatcaaattttttgttccattcatttctttatttttatttgtagaCCTTATTATTgtccaaaataaattttctactCAGTTTTTTCTGCACGGATCTTACAGGatacaatttttctcatttgatATTAACATAATTTCAATATTATCTAAGACTAcctaggaaaaataaaaaaaaaataaaaacattacaCCAAAATTCTGcaagaaaattcataaaaagacAAAACTTCTGTACAACCCCCACAAAATTTTGTTACCATGGCGATATTATGGTTTGcaggtaaaaaagaaaaaggcaaAGACAAGAAGCATAAAAATAAGACTGGAAAGAAAGctaaggaaaagaaagaagataaagaagagaaagaagaaaaaacggagCACGCCGCTGCTGTTCACTTTGACGAAACGCCGACTGTGTTACCACCTGAACCAACCTTTATGGTATGACTAATACTTTTTCCACAGGGCAAAAAACCATTATTAGTTTATTTCGGCTAAGTTACTAGACTATTACAATATCTGACAGTGCTGCATTCTTAGAAAAAGAATTGCTTTTGGTATTTTTGACACAATAAGCCTAATGACATGCGAAAATTCTTAAAGCACTTTATTTGCACGTAAAAGCTttggaaataaatattcacaCCTCTTCGATCTTCGTTTAACATTAAACAAGTAAAGAGATGGTAACGTTTCTTTGGTGTTAAATTTTATGGCAAATCATACcagatggaataaaaattgatttattattaaaGTCTTAAGGCTTGAAGAGCAAATTCTATTTCAGaacactttgaaaatatttcgaatttcAGAAAAGATGCATTTTGCCGGAACACTCCCGAAATAGTTACGAAAATATTACATATTCAAAAGAGTGATACAGTCCACTAGTTTTCTCGTCATTTTTCAGGATAAAATAGTGTAACGAAGAAATATATTTGCATTCCATAAAGGTTCGAACCTCTAAAAATAGTCATTGATATTATGTCGTATACGACAGAAAATCTCATTTTGTTAAGAGAGTAGAATAGAGAAATCTGCAATTCTCATTGGCACCTTTTTCTCGTGTCCTCGAGCATTGGGCGAGGTTACTAAAATACTGCTTATATCGTAAACTGACGCAAACATCTCCCGTTCCCGCTTGTTTTACGCATGAAATATGGTACACCGGCTCGCGTATCAAATGTTCTCCATGCGGGTCATCTAAGGAATCGTCGGATGTACGTAAAATATGTATTTCTGATATTATATCTGTATATACACTAATTTAAACATATATTTGCCTTTTTTTATATGTACACGAGTACATAAAAGCGAAAAGACAAAGTGTAGAATTCCAAATGCGTATAATTTTCTCTAAAGCTCCCAACTAGACCAGGATGTGCGACTTTAAATGGCTTAATGAAGTGACAATATTGTATGAATGTCTCGTCGCTTCGAGCACAAAAAACATTCGTCCTTGGAGTTTAAAATATCCATCATTTTTGCTCGG includes:
- the TfIIS gene encoding transcription elongation factor S-II → MTAEEEIMRIQKKLSKMSNGDGTGQEQALELLKVLQKLPVDLELLTKTRIGATVNAFRKTTTDEEVISLAKSLIKNWKKFLSGSNKDGKDSGSASSSKKKEERNDRNKEDGDSKKDKDSTTDGQDVKMKDEKSGKDGQKKQSSFPAATTTDAVRLKCRELLAAALGVDGTTIEGCASPEELAEELEEAIFAEFKNTDNRYKNRVRSRVANLRDAKNPTLRTNFIVGAITPSRLAVMTAEEMASDEIKQLRDKFEKEAINDAQLATVQGTKTDLLKCGKCKKRNCTYNQIQTRSADEPMTTFVLCNECGNRWKFC
- the LOC122409244 gene encoding alpha-ketoglutarate-dependent dioxygenase alkB homolog 7, mitochondrial isoform X1, translated to MIVRTLLRRKSMWKRIGHIQRIENASFSFDTIETHDDYPTDNWKTELTATMKVIPDFITPQEEDSILREIEPYMKRLRYEFSHWDGAIHGYRETERGKWNEENSKIIERVRAKAFPPGTPQLGLVHVLDLAEEGVIKPHVDSVRFCGDVIAGISLLSDCVMRLTLVGKEKEIAQDFFLPRRSLYIMSGVARQKYNHEILDNENSVYNGKKVIKGRRISVICRSEPEPLTE
- the LOC122409244 gene encoding alpha-ketoglutarate-dependent dioxygenase alkB homolog 7, mitochondrial isoform X2, with amino-acid sequence MFRRLYRKKANNLFLWAIHGYRETERGKWNEENSKIIERVRAKAFPPGTPQLGLVHVLDLAEEGVIKPHVDSVRFCGDVIAGISLLSDCVMRLTLVGKEKEIAQDFFLPRRSLYIMSGVARQKYNHEILDNENSVYNGKKVIKGRRISVICRSEPEPLTE